From the Acidobacteriota bacterium genome, one window contains:
- a CDS encoding MFS transporter → MSPLVIIFVTVFIDLLGFGIIIPLLPFYAESYGASALTIGLLGTSFSLMQFVFSPIWGRWSDKIGRKPIILLGLMGSCLSYLTLALATSLTLIFVARIIGGIAGANIPTAQAYIADVTTPENRAKGMGMVGAAFGLGFIFGPAIGGLLSRFGPEAPMWFASALCLANFIGAWFLLPESRRVSSATRTLGRMEAFRHALTKPALVLLLSLFFIVTMAFSSFEATFALFSAARFGFTSTSIGFLFAFIGLVLATIQGVLVHKVVKRVGEARLVPVAIFCIALGIGMVPFAWSVPTLLVALGVLAVGMGFNNPSLTSMVSRLSDADDQGGILGLASSLASLGRVIGPAWGGFLYDSYGMTTPYVSASGLMFVAFVVSFVGLRAMTPGSISAAGSRK, encoded by the coding sequence GTGTCGCCTCTTGTAATCATCTTCGTTACCGTTTTCATCGACCTGCTTGGCTTTGGGATCATCATCCCGCTGCTGCCGTTCTATGCCGAGTCGTACGGGGCGTCGGCGCTGACCATCGGGTTGCTCGGCACCAGCTTCTCGCTGATGCAGTTTGTGTTCTCGCCGATCTGGGGCCGCTGGTCCGACAAGATCGGCCGCAAGCCGATCATCCTGCTCGGGTTGATGGGATCGTGCCTGTCGTACCTGACCCTCGCGCTCGCGACCTCGCTGACGCTGATCTTCGTCGCCCGCATCATCGGCGGCATTGCCGGCGCCAACATCCCCACGGCCCAGGCCTACATTGCCGACGTGACCACGCCCGAGAACCGGGCGAAGGGCATGGGCATGGTCGGCGCGGCGTTCGGGCTGGGCTTCATCTTCGGGCCGGCCATTGGCGGGTTGCTGAGCCGCTTTGGCCCCGAAGCGCCGATGTGGTTTGCGTCGGCGCTGTGCCTGGCCAACTTCATCGGCGCCTGGTTCCTGCTGCCCGAGTCGCGGCGGGTCTCGTCGGCCACCCGGACGCTGGGCCGCATGGAAGCCTTCAGGCACGCCCTGACCAAGCCGGCGCTGGTGCTGCTGCTGTCGCTGTTCTTCATCGTGACCATGGCGTTTTCGAGCTTCGAGGCCACGTTCGCGTTGTTCAGTGCGGCGCGGTTTGGCTTCACCTCGACGTCGATCGGCTTCCTGTTCGCCTTCATCGGCCTGGTGCTGGCCACCATCCAGGGCGTGTTGGTGCACAAGGTGGTCAAGCGCGTGGGCGAGGCGCGCCTGGTTCCGGTGGCGATCTTCTGCATCGCGCTCGGCATTGGCATGGTGCCGTTCGCGTGGAGCGTGCCGACGCTGCTCGTGGCGCTTGGCGTGCTGGCCGTTGGCATGGGTTTCAACAACCCGTCGCTGACGTCGATGGTGTCGCGGCTCTCCGACGCCGACGACCAGGGCGGCATTCTCGGCCTCGCGTCATCCCTCGCCAGCCTCGGCCGCGTGATCGGACCGGCTTGGGGCGGGTTCCTCTACGATTCCTATGGCATGACGACCCCGTACGTGAGCGCGTCGGGATTGATGTTCGTCGCGTTCGTGGTGTCGTTCGTCGGACTCCGGGCGATGACGCCGGGTTCAATTTCCGCCGCCGGTTCCAGGAAATGA
- a CDS encoding MBL fold metallo-hydrolase gives MNPASLFPLHAGNPGPYTGDGNWTYLIPGARPVLIDAGVGEPAHLAAIAAEAAGGLAEVLVTHGHSDHAAGAPAIQVRWPSVRLSKMPWPDRDAEVAWTPMGDGDTVMTGAGPLEVLHTPGHSPDHLALWHAESRTVFVGDLLQMGTTVFIPASAGGSLVDYLASLNRLLQLAPVRAWPAHGPVIEDPLALINYYLDHRRQREEQVLEALAAGLQTVDAITARIYADLKPALTPMARESVLAHLVKLEGEGRALRGEGRWSSMR, from the coding sequence ATGAACCCGGCGTCTTTGTTCCCATTGCACGCGGGTAACCCCGGTCCGTACACCGGCGACGGCAACTGGACCTACCTGATTCCCGGCGCGCGTCCGGTGCTGATCGATGCCGGTGTTGGCGAGCCGGCGCATCTCGCTGCCATTGCCGCCGAGGCCGCGGGCGGACTGGCCGAGGTGCTGGTCACCCACGGTCATTCGGATCACGCCGCCGGCGCGCCGGCCATCCAAGTACGATGGCCCTCCGTGCGCCTCTCGAAAATGCCCTGGCCGGATCGTGATGCCGAAGTGGCGTGGACGCCGATGGGCGACGGCGATACCGTGATGACCGGCGCCGGCCCTTTGGAAGTGCTGCACACGCCCGGGCACTCTCCGGATCACCTCGCGCTCTGGCACGCGGAGTCGCGGACGGTGTTCGTCGGCGACCTCTTGCAGATGGGAACCACGGTGTTCATCCCGGCCTCCGCCGGCGGCAGCCTGGTCGATTACCTGGCGTCACTGAACCGCTTGCTGCAGCTGGCGCCGGTTCGCGCCTGGCCGGCGCATGGGCCGGTGATCGAGGATCCGCTGGCGCTCATTAATTACTACCTGGATCACCGCCGCCAGCGCGAAGAGCAGGTGCTTGAGGCGCTCGCCGCGGGACTGCAGACGGTCGACGCAATCACTGCTCGGATCTACGCCGACCTCAAACCCGCCCTGACGCCCATGGCGCGCGAAAGCGTGCTGGCGCATCTCGTGAAGCTCGAAGGCGAGGGCCGGGCCCTGCGCGGCGAGGGCCGCTGGTCCAGCATGCGGTAG
- a CDS encoding YdeI/OmpD-associated family protein, with amino-acid sequence MAPIIPDPKKIKPFKNQAAFAAWLAKNHARETEIWIKVYKKDSGVPSVTCPEALDVALCWGWIDAIRKGLDAEAFLQRYTPRGKKSMWSQINRDHIVRLTKAGLMQPPGQAQVDAAKADGRWAAAYAPIRSASKDTVPADLRAAIEANPRARKTFHSLGKMNLFALTFRTNNMKTPAGRAKKIADLVTMLARGATIVP; translated from the coding sequence ATGGCACCGATCATTCCCGACCCCAAGAAGATCAAGCCGTTCAAGAACCAGGCGGCGTTTGCCGCGTGGCTGGCGAAGAACCACGCGCGCGAAACTGAGATCTGGATCAAGGTCTACAAGAAGGATTCCGGCGTGCCGTCGGTGACGTGCCCTGAAGCGCTCGACGTCGCGCTCTGCTGGGGCTGGATCGACGCCATTCGCAAAGGACTCGACGCGGAAGCGTTCCTGCAGCGCTACACCCCGCGAGGCAAGAAGAGCATGTGGAGCCAGATCAATCGCGACCACATCGTTCGCCTGACCAAGGCCGGCTTGATGCAGCCGCCCGGGCAGGCGCAGGTGGACGCCGCCAAGGCCGATGGCCGATGGGCGGCGGCTTACGCGCCCATTCGCAGTGCGTCGAAGGACACCGTGCCGGCCGACCTGCGCGCCGCCATCGAGGCGAACCCGCGGGCGCGCAAGACGTTCCACTCCCTGGGCAAGATGAACCTGTTCGCGTTGACCTTCCGTACCAACAACATGAAGACCCCGGCCGGCCGCGCGAAGAAGATCGCGGACCTGGTCACCATGCTCGCTCGCGGCGCGACCATCGTGCCTTAA
- a CDS encoding type II toxin-antitoxin system PemK/MazF family toxin: MAARGEVWLVDLGMTAKVRPALVLSVPPTDADRALVTLVPHTTSVRQSGFETALTVGFLKAGAFDAQGLVTVPPVRLLRRLGKLSDAQLSQVETSVCAWLGLKVTPSEG, from the coding sequence ATGGCGGCGCGCGGCGAGGTATGGCTCGTCGATTTGGGCATGACCGCGAAGGTGCGGCCCGCGTTGGTTCTCAGCGTGCCACCAACCGATGCCGACCGCGCGTTAGTCACGCTGGTGCCGCATACCACGAGTGTTCGCCAGTCCGGTTTCGAGACTGCGTTGACCGTTGGGTTTCTCAAGGCTGGCGCCTTCGACGCGCAGGGGCTAGTCACGGTGCCGCCGGTGCGGCTATTGCGAAGGCTCGGTAAGTTGTCGGACGCACAACTGTCGCAGGTTGAAACGTCCGTATGCGCGTGGCTGGGTCTTAAGGTCACACCGTCCGAGGGCTAA
- a CDS encoding FAD-dependent thymidylate synthase codes for MPALALGTAPPKVTLLSSPSVPYDGAIAAARTCYSPRVIERSEITDKQRDSIGPLTFEGGHHTVFQHAHFEFGLENISRQLVWSVLHSYPFYNSEQSSQRYVKLNEPRAFVPPLSGEALEVYEQAVLRAWDSYAKLSALLKDDAWAILKQLRYVRPTNTPARLKAVEREAEKKAIETARYVIPIGAFTSMVHTVSGIVLHRLHRMLNAGDVPYEAAMVIGAMVDLVKEVDPMFFEKIGLDTFARESMPELQFPNTRASGDAFAAEFDRRLQGRVSRLRDWSAGAERVVADAVRATFGITTVEMGDEEAIDRVMNPARNPYRVDMLDVAYHSPMMRTLNHANYVFEKKLSHTADSQDQRHRMVPASRPMMTLADTTQPDYITPRLIRQNAEALAVYEQAMSEAWTAKNKLLALGVPLEYALYVVPNAKALRLVESGSFIALQHKWTLRTCFNAQEEIYIASMDEISQVKAIHPQLGRYLGPPCVLRNKIVSPRCTEGSHFCGVPVWNSFPNAERRL; via the coding sequence ATGCCTGCCCTGGCGCTCGGTACCGCTCCCCCGAAGGTCACCTTACTGTCGTCGCCGTCCGTGCCGTACGACGGCGCGATTGCCGCGGCGCGGACGTGCTATTCGCCGCGCGTCATCGAACGCAGCGAAATCACCGATAAACAGCGGGATTCGATCGGTCCGCTCACGTTCGAGGGCGGTCACCACACGGTCTTTCAGCACGCCCACTTCGAGTTTGGCCTCGAGAACATCTCGCGCCAGCTGGTGTGGAGCGTCCTGCACTCGTACCCCTTCTACAACTCGGAACAGTCCAGCCAGCGCTACGTGAAGCTCAACGAGCCGCGCGCGTTCGTGCCGCCGCTCAGCGGCGAGGCGCTGGAGGTGTACGAGCAGGCCGTGTTGCGGGCGTGGGACTCGTACGCGAAGCTGTCGGCGCTGCTCAAGGATGACGCCTGGGCCATCCTGAAACAACTGCGCTACGTCAGGCCGACCAACACCCCGGCCCGGCTCAAGGCCGTGGAGCGGGAGGCCGAGAAGAAGGCGATCGAAACCGCGCGCTACGTGATTCCGATCGGCGCCTTTACCTCGATGGTCCACACCGTGTCGGGCATCGTCTTGCACCGGCTGCACCGCATGCTGAACGCCGGCGACGTGCCGTACGAAGCGGCGATGGTGATTGGCGCCATGGTCGACCTCGTGAAAGAGGTCGACCCGATGTTCTTCGAGAAGATCGGTCTCGACACTTTCGCGCGCGAGTCGATGCCCGAACTGCAGTTCCCGAACACCCGCGCGTCGGGCGATGCCTTTGCGGCCGAGTTCGACCGCCGCCTGCAGGGCCGGGTCTCGCGGCTGCGCGACTGGTCGGCCGGCGCCGAGCGGGTGGTGGCCGACGCCGTGCGCGCCACCTTCGGCATCACCACGGTCGAGATGGGCGACGAGGAGGCGATCGACCGCGTCATGAACCCGGCCCGCAACCCGTACCGGGTCGACATGCTCGACGTGGCGTATCACTCGCCGATGATGCGCACGCTCAACCACGCCAACTACGTGTTCGAGAAGAAGCTGAGTCACACCGCCGATTCGCAGGACCAGCGCCACCGCATGGTGCCGGCTTCGCGGCCCATGATGACGCTGGCTGACACCACGCAGCCCGACTACATCACCCCGCGGCTGATCCGCCAGAACGCCGAGGCGCTGGCGGTCTACGAGCAGGCCATGAGCGAGGCGTGGACCGCCAAGAACAAGCTGCTCGCGCTGGGTGTGCCGCTCGAGTACGCGCTCTACGTGGTGCCCAACGCCAAGGCGCTGCGGCTGGTCGAGTCGGGGTCGTTCATCGCCCTGCAGCACAAGTGGACGCTGCGCACCTGCTTCAACGCGCAGGAGGAGATCTACATCGCGTCGATGGACGAGATCAGCCAGGTCAAGGCCATCCATCCGCAGCTGGGCCGCTACCTGGGCCCGCCGTGCGTGTTGCGCAACAAGATCGTGTCGCCGCGGTGCACCGAGGGCTCTCATTTCTGCGGCGTGCCGGTCTGGAATTCGTTCCCGAACGCCGAACGCCGCCTCTGA
- a CDS encoding AAA family ATPase encodes MRVLIFGNSGSGKSTHAQALAAREGIPHLDLDSIVWEPNQVAVLRPAAAIQQSLADFLAAHDTWVIEGCYGELVEASARHATELVFLNPGLDACLANNRQRPWEPHKYSSSEAQNAMLANLQAWVTGYYHRSDQWSYQAHRRIFDTHRGNKVEHTTVLTSSW; translated from the coding sequence ATGAGAGTCCTGATCTTCGGCAACTCCGGCTCGGGCAAGAGCACCCACGCGCAAGCGTTGGCGGCTCGCGAGGGCATTCCGCATCTGGACCTCGACTCGATCGTGTGGGAACCGAACCAGGTCGCAGTGTTGCGCCCGGCCGCCGCTATCCAGCAGTCGCTGGCGGATTTTCTCGCGGCGCATGACACCTGGGTGATCGAAGGCTGCTATGGCGAACTGGTCGAAGCCTCAGCAAGGCACGCCACGGAGCTGGTGTTCCTCAATCCTGGCCTCGACGCCTGTCTGGCCAACAATCGCCAGCGGCCGTGGGAGCCGCACAAGTACTCCTCGTCTGAAGCTCAGAACGCTATGCTCGCCAACCTGCAGGCCTGGGTCACCGGCTATTACCACCGCAGCGACCAGTGGTCGTACCAGGCGCATCGACGAATCTTCGATACACATAGGGGTAACAAAGTCGAGCACACGACCGTGCTCACTTCGTCCTGGTAG
- a CDS encoding ATPase, T2SS/T4P/T4SS family yields MNPASPSFLHQVPFFSALSAEACALLERRTRRRDFLPQSTIVREGSADGAAYFVLSGRVVVRRRDPDTGVDFVLAELGPGQMFGEMALLTGQPRTASVLAIDETTCAVLEHADFEQALAAHPELAAAMMRMLAERLIDANRHAGVDFVNLAKMQVDPRVVTLLPQAMINAHKVVPIAFANNRLTLAMTNPNNLVAFDDVRRAIKGVMIEPAIVTEDDFKRFMASTYPQLVAKTEAAAPRPATTAPPSPAASVDLLQADLIRELQLAADAEVVAADTKQDLMSASEDAPIIRLVNSILGLAIKQGASDIHVEPMEGDVTVRFRIDGVLQVVQKLPKRVQMGVISRFKILSRLDIAEKRLPQDGRISVTMEGKPIDFRVSTVPGKWGEKVCMRLLDKSNTALGLDTLITHAPVLALVREMIQQPYGIIYVTGPTGSGKTTTLYSALAEINDPGVNISTAEDPVEYDLPGVTQIQAAPDIGLTFAAVLRAFLRQDPDVLLVGETRDKETAHTAVEAALTGHLVFTTLHTNSAAVAFTRLHEMGIEPFLVSSSTIGVIAQRLARRLCQQCREPVPADANAIRYFDLPPNTTLYRAVGCAICGGKGVKGRIGIYEVMRMNAQLRSMVGAGARAEELHAAAVEQGMIDLKRYATLLLTTGLATVEDVMSVVSVEA; encoded by the coding sequence ATGAACCCAGCCAGCCCGTCGTTCCTCCACCAGGTGCCGTTCTTCAGCGCCCTGTCCGCCGAGGCGTGTGCACTCCTCGAACGCCGCACGCGGCGGCGCGACTTCCTGCCGCAGTCGACCATCGTTCGCGAGGGCAGCGCCGATGGCGCGGCCTACTTTGTCCTGTCGGGCCGGGTCGTGGTCCGGCGGCGCGACCCGGACACCGGCGTCGACTTCGTGCTCGCCGAGCTTGGGCCCGGACAGATGTTTGGCGAAATGGCCCTGCTCACCGGCCAGCCCCGCACTGCCTCCGTGCTGGCCATCGACGAGACGACGTGTGCCGTGCTCGAGCATGCCGACTTCGAGCAGGCCCTGGCGGCCCATCCCGAACTGGCCGCGGCGATGATGCGGATGCTCGCCGAACGTCTCATCGACGCCAACCGGCACGCCGGGGTGGACTTCGTCAACCTGGCCAAGATGCAGGTCGACCCACGCGTGGTGACGCTGCTGCCGCAGGCGATGATCAACGCCCACAAGGTCGTGCCGATCGCCTTCGCGAACAACCGGCTCACGCTCGCGATGACCAACCCGAACAACCTGGTGGCGTTCGACGATGTCCGGCGCGCCATCAAGGGCGTGATGATCGAGCCGGCCATCGTCACCGAAGACGATTTCAAGCGCTTCATGGCGAGTACCTATCCTCAGCTGGTGGCGAAGACCGAGGCCGCCGCCCCGCGACCGGCCACAACTGCGCCGCCGTCGCCGGCCGCGTCGGTTGACCTGTTGCAGGCGGATCTCATCCGCGAGCTGCAGCTGGCGGCCGACGCCGAGGTCGTGGCCGCCGACACCAAGCAGGACCTGATGAGCGCGTCGGAGGACGCCCCGATCATCCGGCTCGTCAACTCGATTCTCGGGCTCGCCATCAAACAAGGCGCCAGCGACATCCACGTCGAGCCGATGGAAGGCGACGTCACCGTGCGTTTCCGGATCGACGGGGTTCTGCAAGTGGTGCAGAAGCTTCCCAAGCGCGTGCAGATGGGCGTGATCTCGCGATTCAAGATCCTGAGCCGGCTCGACATCGCCGAAAAACGGCTGCCCCAGGACGGCCGCATCAGCGTGACGATGGAGGGCAAGCCGATCGACTTTCGCGTCTCGACGGTGCCTGGCAAATGGGGCGAGAAGGTGTGCATGCGCCTGCTCGACAAATCGAACACGGCGCTAGGTCTCGACACGCTGATCACCCACGCTCCGGTGCTGGCGCTAGTGCGGGAGATGATCCAGCAGCCCTACGGCATCATCTATGTGACCGGGCCCACCGGCTCGGGTAAGACGACCACGCTCTATTCGGCGTTGGCGGAAATCAACGATCCCGGCGTCAATATTTCAACCGCCGAAGATCCCGTGGAGTACGACCTGCCTGGCGTGACCCAGATCCAGGCGGCCCCCGACATCGGCCTGACGTTCGCGGCCGTCCTGCGTGCGTTTCTGCGGCAGGATCCCGACGTGCTGCTCGTCGGCGAAACCCGCGACAAAGAGACGGCGCACACCGCCGTCGAAGCCGCCCTGACCGGGCACCTGGTGTTCACGACGCTCCACACCAACAGCGCCGCCGTGGCATTCACCCGGCTGCACGAAATGGGGATTGAGCCCTTCCTGGTGTCATCGTCGACCATCGGCGTGATCGCGCAGCGGCTGGCCCGCCGTCTGTGTCAGCAGTGCAGGGAGCCCGTGCCGGCCGACGCCAACGCCATCCGCTACTTCGACCTGCCGCCGAACACGACGCTGTATCGGGCGGTCGGGTGCGCGATCTGCGGCGGCAAGGGCGTCAAGGGCCGGATCGGCATCTACGAAGTGATGCGAATGAACGCGCAGCTCAGGTCGATGGTGGGCGCGGGCGCTCGCGCCGAGGAGCTTCATGCCGCCGCGGTCGAGCAGGGCATGATCGACTTGAAACGCTACGCCACGCTGCTGCTGACCACGGGGTTGGCCACGGTCGAGGACGTGATGAGCGTCGTCAGTGTCGAGGCCTGA
- a CDS encoding DUF1772 domain-containing protein: MTTWVGGTLYQMVVIVPLWNASPPESVRAFFQGTDWNRTIFNFFGPPFIVARNVPVLAALIAGWHLPRHRRALLIATACFTVFGAIFTVAYVYPINAVLFEQAGGAQSADEIRALVNQWILFDRVRFAVGLVGFAAVLHAFRLPIPGERQR; the protein is encoded by the coding sequence TTGACCACCTGGGTCGGTGGCACGCTCTACCAAATGGTGGTGATCGTTCCCTTGTGGAACGCGTCACCCCCGGAATCAGTCCGCGCGTTTTTCCAGGGGACGGACTGGAATCGGACCATCTTCAACTTTTTTGGGCCACCCTTTATCGTCGCGCGCAATGTGCCGGTATTAGCGGCTTTGATAGCGGGATGGCACCTGCCGCGACATCGGCGAGCGTTGCTCATCGCAACGGCCTGCTTTACCGTGTTCGGGGCAATCTTCACGGTCGCGTATGTGTATCCAATCAACGCGGTGCTGTTTGAACAGGCCGGGGGCGCTCAAAGCGCCGATGAGATCCGGGCGCTGGTAAACCAGTGGATTCTTTTTGACAGAGTCCGTTTCGCCGTGGGTCTGGTCGGGTTTGCCGCCGTCTTGCATGCCTTCAGGCTCCCAATTCCTGGTGAACGACAGAGGTAG
- a CDS encoding CDP-alcohol phosphatidyltransferase family protein: MQILPWIAHAYTASGAVIALLATGVTFAHNFRAAFIYLAIATFVDATDGVLARALKVKERLPRYDGARLDDIVDYLTYVFVPVLIVWQAELVPVPFPVCAAMLLSSAYGFAQADAKIKSTDHFFTGFPSYWNIVVVYLYVWQLAPVINAVILLVLAVLVFVPIRYVYPSRTTTLKVPTLVLGAFWAMIFTWMVWRLPATDGPWLALSAVFPVYYVALSLWLHGRTREPLNP; this comes from the coding sequence GTGCAGATCCTGCCCTGGATCGCGCATGCCTACACCGCTTCGGGCGCGGTGATCGCGCTGCTCGCCACCGGCGTGACCTTCGCCCACAACTTCCGCGCTGCCTTCATCTACCTGGCGATCGCGACCTTCGTCGATGCCACCGACGGCGTGCTGGCGCGCGCGCTGAAGGTCAAGGAGCGCCTGCCTCGCTACGACGGCGCCCGCCTCGACGACATCGTCGACTACCTGACCTACGTCTTCGTGCCAGTGCTGATCGTGTGGCAGGCAGAGTTAGTGCCGGTGCCGTTTCCGGTGTGCGCGGCCATGCTGCTGTCGAGTGCGTACGGCTTTGCCCAGGCCGATGCGAAGATCAAGAGCACCGATCACTTCTTCACCGGCTTCCCCTCCTACTGGAACATCGTCGTCGTCTATCTCTACGTGTGGCAGCTGGCTCCCGTGATCAACGCGGTGATCCTGCTGGTGCTGGCGGTGCTGGTGTTCGTGCCGATCCGCTACGTCTATCCCTCACGCACGACCACGTTGAAAGTACCGACGCTGGTGCTGGGCGCGTTCTGGGCGATGATCTTCACCTGGATGGTCTGGCGCCTGCCGGCCACTGACGGCCCCTGGCTCGCGCTGTCGGCAGTCTTCCCGGTGTACTACGTCGCGCTCTCGCTTTGGCTCCACGGCCGAACCCGTGAACCTTTGAACCCGTGA
- the nadS gene encoding NadS family protein → MKADAFQELVASVRQAGRIRRGTLRASRVTTFKPADIKAVRKKLRASQTEFALMIGVNVSTLRNWEQGRRVPDGPALALLRVAAKNPIAVAEALHGWRGAA, encoded by the coding sequence GTGAAAGCCGATGCGTTTCAAGAGTTGGTCGCCAGCGTTCGACAGGCCGGTCGCATTCGTCGGGGCACCCTGCGCGCGTCTCGAGTGACCACGTTCAAGCCGGCAGACATCAAGGCAGTTCGAAAGAAGCTGCGCGCCTCGCAGACCGAATTCGCGCTCATGATCGGTGTCAATGTGTCGACGTTGCGCAACTGGGAGCAAGGTCGTCGTGTTCCAGACGGACCCGCATTGGCGCTCCTTCGTGTCGCGGCGAAGAACCCGATCGCGGTTGCCGAAGCGCTCCATGGGTGGCGCGGCGCGGCCTAA
- a CDS encoding CPBP family intramembrane metalloprotease has translation MFLLGVFAPGFVALAFTAYYEGRAGVARLLARIGRWQVGAHLYLFAIGYLAATKLLAALIHRMAVGAWPAFGDTPLPLMLGGILLSTWTQAGEELGWRGYALPRLATHLGLGGASVLLGVVWALWHLPLFFLQGSGSDGQSFPIYLLHVTALSVAMAWLYWRAQGSLLLVMVMHASVNNTTGIVPAAVPDAANPMSLEGSLVAWATVGVSLVIAALLLVRMRRADSGAMLDSGSHPPQPGPAST, from the coding sequence GTGTTCCTGCTGGGTGTCTTCGCTCCAGGGTTCGTGGCGCTCGCCTTCACCGCGTACTACGAAGGTCGCGCCGGCGTGGCCCGCCTGCTGGCGCGCATCGGCAGGTGGCAAGTGGGCGCGCACTTGTATCTGTTCGCGATCGGCTATCTGGCGGCTACCAAGCTCCTCGCCGCCCTGATCCATCGAATGGCCGTGGGCGCGTGGCCCGCCTTCGGCGATACACCATTGCCCCTGATGCTCGGTGGGATACTGCTGTCGACCTGGACGCAAGCCGGCGAGGAACTGGGATGGCGGGGATATGCACTGCCGCGTCTCGCCACGCATCTGGGCCTCGGCGGCGCCAGCGTTCTGCTCGGCGTCGTCTGGGCGCTTTGGCACCTGCCGCTGTTCTTCCTGCAGGGCAGCGGAAGTGACGGCCAGTCGTTCCCGATCTACCTGTTGCACGTGACGGCGCTGTCGGTGGCGATGGCCTGGCTCTACTGGAGGGCCCAGGGCAGTCTGCTGCTCGTGATGGTGATGCACGCCTCGGTGAACAACACGACCGGCATCGTGCCGGCGGCCGTGCCAGATGCAGCTAACCCCATGTCGCTCGAGGGCTCACTGGTGGCCTGGGCGACTGTTGGCGTCTCATTAGTGATCGCGGCGTTGCTCCTGGTCCGAATGCGTAGGGCCGACAGCGGTGCGATGCTGGACTCAGGATCACACCCGCCCCAGCCTGGGCCCGCTTCCACCTAG
- a CDS encoding integron integrase has protein sequence MSAGWIRRYIVFHGKRHPLDMGSSEVAMFLSHLAERANVSASTQNQALCAVLFLYRHVIDRPLGPLAGVAWAKKGTTVPVVLSRDEVARVLKHLRGVMWVSAVLLYGAGLRLSECLDLRVKDVDFDRRQITVRDGKGAKDRPVPLPEMVVEALVRQLDDVRRLHQRDLSAGHGRVVLPDALARKYPNAAAEWRWQFVFPAARICRDRRWGPPSRYRLHESAVQRAVSGAAKLAQIDKRVSCHVFRHSFATHLLESGSDIRTVQELLGHKDVSTTMIYTHVLSRGAMGVRSPADGLPVKSAKVPRDAP, from the coding sequence ATTTCCGCCGGCTGGATTCGCCGGTACATCGTATTTCACGGCAAGCGGCATCCCCTGGACATGGGGTCGTCTGAGGTGGCCATGTTCCTCAGCCACCTTGCGGAACGAGCCAACGTATCGGCATCGACGCAGAACCAGGCTCTGTGCGCGGTGTTATTCCTGTATCGCCACGTCATCGATCGGCCACTCGGCCCGCTGGCCGGCGTGGCATGGGCGAAAAAGGGGACCACCGTGCCGGTGGTTCTTTCGCGGGATGAAGTGGCACGGGTCCTCAAGCATCTGCGAGGGGTGATGTGGGTGAGCGCGGTGTTGCTGTACGGCGCGGGTTTGCGCCTGAGCGAATGTCTCGATCTTCGCGTGAAGGACGTGGACTTCGATCGCCGCCAGATTACGGTGCGGGACGGCAAGGGGGCCAAGGACCGGCCCGTGCCGTTGCCGGAGATGGTCGTGGAGGCGCTGGTTCGGCAGTTGGACGATGTCCGGCGATTACACCAGCGCGATCTCTCCGCGGGTCATGGTCGCGTGGTGCTGCCCGATGCGCTGGCGCGCAAGTACCCGAATGCGGCCGCCGAATGGCGATGGCAGTTCGTGTTTCCAGCGGCGCGGATCTGCCGCGACCGCCGCTGGGGACCGCCGAGCCGGTATCGTTTGCACGAGTCCGCGGTGCAGCGGGCGGTGTCGGGGGCGGCGAAGCTGGCTCAAATCGACAAGCGGGTATCGTGTCACGTGTTTCGTCACAGCTTTGCGACCCACCTGTTGGAGAGCGGGTCTGACATCCGGACGGTGCAGGAACTGCTGGGGCACAAGGATGTCAGCACGACGATGATCTACACGCATGTGTTGAGCCGTGGGGCAATGGGCGTGAGGAGCCCGGCTGACGGGTTACCAGTCAAGAGTGCAAAGGTGCCTCGGGACGCACCCTAG
- a CDS encoding type II toxin-antitoxin system RelE/ParE family toxin yields the protein MRFVETPIFTKVITALLDDESYRSLQSALMRRPEQGPTIGGTHGARKVRWARPGAGKRGGIRVIYYWAVREAAFYMLYAYAKNEQGDLTRDQARVLAALIRKEFK from the coding sequence ATGCGGTTTGTCGAGACGCCGATCTTTACCAAGGTAATCACGGCGCTTCTCGACGACGAGTCATATCGAAGCCTGCAGTCCGCGCTCATGCGCCGACCCGAGCAGGGGCCGACCATCGGCGGCACCCATGGTGCCCGAAAGGTGCGATGGGCCCGGCCGGGTGCCGGGAAGCGTGGCGGAATTCGAGTGATCTACTACTGGGCGGTGCGTGAAGCGGCGTTCTACATGCTTTACGCCTACGCCAAGAACGAGCAGGGCGACCTGACGCGCGACCAGGCGCGAGTTCTGGCGGCGCTCATCCGGAAGGAGTTCAAGTGA